In one Microcoleus sp. bin38.metabat.b11b12b14.051 genomic region, the following are encoded:
- a CDS encoding energy-coupling factor transporter transmembrane protein EcfT, whose amino-acid sequence MDLLRSLPIGLYLEQPVTWLHRLDSRVKLAWLMTFLIAPILANPIWRLMLVAMLIILTLSAAIPFRVWKQQMGLLLLFCFLIFCLSAIAPDALPSEHQPRIPADELTFSQQPATLPPAQEPKPWYKPFNLGSKSPTQNPQSPIPNKLPQPTSYSYVVFKQGPIKITRKSIDLGINVSTLFFTVIYSTNLYLLTTASEEITAAIENLMQPLRRLRWPVTEIALTLTLSLRFIPLVLEEIQNLVRSVSTRAINWKKLGFRRASQVWLMIAERLLENLLLRAEQMASAMTVRGFTSPDRHRVEWHQLHFKIRDWIALGCLLALWSARLIWGWDS is encoded by the coding sequence ATGGATTTATTGCGATCGCTTCCCATTGGACTTTATCTCGAACAACCCGTAACCTGGCTGCACCGGCTAGACTCGCGCGTCAAACTAGCCTGGTTGATGACATTTCTAATCGCGCCCATACTCGCCAATCCCATCTGGCGGTTGATGCTAGTCGCAATGTTAATCATACTGACACTTAGCGCAGCTATTCCCTTCCGCGTGTGGAAACAGCAAATGGGACTGTTGCTGCTATTCTGCTTTTTAATATTTTGCCTCAGCGCGATCGCCCCCGACGCACTTCCATCAGAACATCAGCCCCGCATCCCCGCCGACGAATTAACCTTTTCCCAACAGCCCGCAACCCTTCCGCCGGCTCAAGAGCCCAAACCCTGGTACAAACCTTTTAATTTAGGCTCGAAATCCCCAACCCAAAATCCCCAATCCCCAATTCCAAATAAACTCCCCCAACCCACAAGCTACAGTTACGTTGTATTCAAACAAGGCCCGATTAAAATCACCCGCAAATCCATAGATTTAGGTATCAACGTCAGTACATTATTTTTTACAGTAATTTACAGCACCAACCTCTACCTCCTCACCACAGCCAGCGAAGAAATCACCGCCGCTATCGAAAATTTAATGCAGCCGCTGCGCCGCTTGCGCTGGCCTGTCACGGAAATAGCACTAACATTAACGTTATCTCTGCGGTTCATTCCCCTAGTATTGGAAGAAATACAAAATTTAGTGCGATCGGTCAGCACCAGAGCGATAAACTGGAAAAAACTCGGATTTCGCCGCGCTTCTCAAGTTTGGTTAATGATTGCTGAAAGGCTATTAGAAAACTTGCTGTTACGAGCTGAACAAATGGCTAGTGCAATGACAGTTCGTGGCTTCACCAGTCCCGATCGACACCGCGTAGAATGGCATCAGTTGCATTTCAAAATCCGAGACTGGATCGCCCTCGGCTGCTTGCTCGCCCTCTGGAGTGCCCGCTTAATTTGGGGGTGGGACAGTTGA
- the acpS gene encoding holo-ACP synthase: protein MNIYLGTDIVYVPRIQAALDRFGDRFLEKVYTRGEQSDCGQLNSQDSNIKGKMNRVSCNQLAGRWAAKEAVVKALGTGWRGIRYADVEIRRSENGAPNVQLHGTAAARASVWLNCQWQLSLSHDGDYSMATAIALCTPRSSETQI from the coding sequence TTGAACATCTATCTGGGGACAGATATTGTATATGTGCCCCGCATTCAAGCTGCATTAGACCGGTTTGGCGATCGCTTCCTGGAAAAAGTTTACACCAGGGGCGAACAAAGTGACTGCGGGCAACTAAATTCTCAAGACAGCAATATTAAAGGTAAAATGAATCGAGTTTCCTGCAACCAGCTAGCGGGGCGCTGGGCAGCCAAAGAAGCCGTTGTCAAAGCCCTAGGCACGGGATGGCGGGGAATACGGTATGCAGATGTGGAAATTCGGCGCTCCGAAAACGGTGCTCCTAACGTGCAACTGCACGGAACCGCCGCAGCACGAGCCTCTGTTTGGCTCAATTGCCAGTGGCAGTTGAGCCTCAGTCACGATGGAGACTATAGCATGGCTACGGCGATCGCCCTTTGCACCCCGCGATCGAGCGAAACTCAAATCTAA
- the pipX gene encoding transcriptional coactivator PipX: protein MTTETYLNHPNFGLLFRVSQVEDSQELFTTLYAQRLFFLVTNGPGGLRFEPISRSDARLMVEIRLRTLRRSGQYHEYDELQAVHKRTFQ from the coding sequence ATGACTACCGAAACCTACCTGAACCATCCAAACTTTGGCCTCCTCTTCAGGGTATCCCAGGTTGAAGACAGCCAAGAATTATTTACCACCCTATACGCCCAGCGCCTATTTTTCTTAGTAACCAACGGCCCTGGCGGTCTGAGATTTGAACCCATCAGCCGCTCCGACGCTCGCCTCATGGTCGAAATTCGCCTGCGAACCCTCCGTCGCAGCGGTCAATATCACGAGTACGACGAATTGCAGGCCGTTCACAAGCGCACTTTTCAATAG
- a CDS encoding YggS family pyridoxal phosphate-dependent enzyme: MTITSRINSIRQQLPESVRLIAVTKQVPTDAIREAYDAGIRDFGESKVQETAEKQSQLQDLLDINWHLIGHLQANKAAKALEHFQWIHSVDNLKLAQRLSRIASEMSRSPQVCLQVKMLPDPDKYGWSVPELLADIPELNKCEHIKIQGLMTIPPLGLNDSQILELFNSTRELADKIQQQNLPNIQMQQLSMGMSGDYHLAIQAGATMVRLGQTLFGSRRG; this comes from the coding sequence ATGACCATTACCTCTCGAATTAACAGCATTCGCCAACAGTTGCCGGAATCAGTGCGGTTAATTGCCGTTACCAAACAGGTACCAACTGATGCTATCCGCGAAGCCTACGACGCGGGCATCCGGGATTTTGGTGAGAGTAAGGTTCAAGAGACTGCCGAAAAACAAAGTCAACTGCAAGATTTGCTTGATATCAACTGGCACTTGATCGGCCACTTGCAAGCCAACAAAGCAGCTAAAGCCCTAGAGCATTTCCAGTGGATTCACTCTGTCGATAACTTAAAACTGGCTCAGCGGTTGTCGCGCATAGCTAGTGAAATGTCCCGTTCGCCCCAAGTCTGCTTGCAAGTCAAAATGTTGCCCGATCCCGACAAATACGGGTGGAGCGTCCCAGAACTGCTTGCCGACATCCCAGAACTCAATAAATGTGAGCATATCAAAATTCAAGGTTTGATGACAATACCTCCGCTGGGATTAAATGACTCGCAAATCCTAGAATTGTTTAACAGTACCCGCGAACTTGCTGATAAAATCCAGCAGCAAAATTTGCCAAACATTCAGATGCAGCAGCTCTCGATGGGGATGTCGGGAGATTATCATTTGGCAATTCAAGCAGGTGCTACTATGGTACGGCTAGGACAAACCTTATTTGGGTCTAGGAGGGGATAA
- a CDS encoding cell division protein SepF, with protein MNIVSKLRDFIGFNNEPEYDYEYDETESERFGNVYQPPETNAAATAAAVAAAEEERRQNRRMRERSVVGSTGTDVVAPTGGVGSVMNNVIGMPGSMNGISEVVVMEPRTFEEMPAAIRALKERKSVVLNLTVMDPDQAQRAVDFVAGGTYALDGHQERIGESIFLFTPSCVQVRTQSGVVHEVPPAQGRPRPAATTPAPTVWPAEQAQMAQ; from the coding sequence ATGAACATTGTGTCTAAGCTGCGAGATTTTATAGGCTTCAACAATGAGCCTGAATACGATTACGAGTATGACGAAACGGAAAGCGAGCGCTTTGGGAACGTCTACCAACCGCCTGAAACGAACGCCGCCGCCACTGCTGCTGCTGTCGCCGCAGCAGAAGAAGAACGCCGCCAAAATCGCAGAATGCGGGAGCGGTCAGTAGTAGGATCGACAGGTACGGATGTTGTTGCACCAACCGGGGGAGTAGGATCAGTAATGAATAACGTGATTGGAATGCCTGGATCTATGAACGGGATTTCGGAAGTAGTAGTGATGGAGCCGCGCACTTTTGAAGAGATGCCGGCAGCAATTCGAGCTCTGAAAGAACGCAAATCTGTGGTTTTGAACCTGACGGTGATGGACCCAGACCAAGCACAAAGAGCTGTGGACTTTGTGGCGGGCGGTACTTACGCGCTTGACGGTCATCAAGAGCGCATTGGCGAAAGCATTTTCTTGTTTACGCCTAGCTGCGTGCAAGTAAGAACTCAGTCTGGTGTGGTTCACGAAGTACCTCCAGCTCAAGGACGCCCGCGCCCTGCTGCGACGACTCCTGCACCGACAGTCTGGCCGGCTGAACAAGCTCAAATGGCTCAGTAG
- the proC gene encoding pyrroline-5-carboxylate reductase yields the protein MTNIKFGTIGGGVMAEALLSRLIAQKVYLPSEILVSDPQPQRREFLTETYGIGTTASNLEVATATEVLFLAIKPQIFEKVALELTVAIDRQQGNNGETADSQPSAVVVSILAGVPLSKLEPAFPGRSVLRVMPNTPATVGAGMSAIAPGKLVQPADLELVKRMFQAVGEVVEVPESMLDAVTGLSGSGPGYVAIFIEALTDGGVCAGLPRAIASQLAIQTVFGTAKLLQETGMHPAELKDRVTSPGGTTIAGIATLESNGFRSALIEAVKSACLRSQELGK from the coding sequence ATGACTAACATCAAATTTGGTACGATCGGCGGCGGAGTAATGGCAGAAGCTCTCTTATCCCGCCTCATAGCACAAAAAGTTTATTTGCCATCAGAAATATTGGTGAGCGATCCGCAACCGCAACGGCGCGAATTTTTGACGGAAACCTACGGAATCGGCACGACAGCCAGCAATCTCGAAGTTGCTACCGCTACAGAAGTGCTGTTTTTGGCGATTAAACCGCAAATTTTTGAGAAAGTAGCTTTGGAATTGACGGTGGCGATCGATCGCCAACAAGGAAACAATGGAGAAACGGCTGATTCGCAGCCATCCGCAGTGGTTGTGTCAATTTTGGCAGGAGTTCCCCTCAGCAAGCTCGAACCGGCGTTCCCGGGGCGCTCAGTGCTGCGGGTGATGCCAAATACTCCGGCAACGGTAGGCGCGGGCATGAGCGCGATCGCCCCAGGCAAACTCGTACAACCTGCCGATCTAGAATTAGTCAAGCGGATGTTTCAGGCTGTGGGAGAAGTGGTAGAAGTGCCTGAGAGTATGCTGGATGCGGTGACAGGGCTTTCGGGTTCTGGGCCCGGTTATGTTGCGATTTTTATCGAAGCCTTGACAGATGGCGGAGTTTGTGCTGGCTTGCCACGGGCGATCGCCTCGCAATTAGCAATCCAAACTGTATTCGGTACAGCGAAGCTATTACAAGAAACGGGAATGCACCCAGCAGAATTAAAAGATCGAGTGACAAGTCCCGGCGGCACAACTATTGCTGGAATCGCTACATTAGAAAGTAACGGCTTTCGATCGGCATTAATCGAAGCAGTGAAATCAGCTTGTTTGCGTTCTCAAGAATTGGGTAAATAA
- the plsY gene encoding glycerol-3-phosphate 1-O-acyltransferase PlsY, giving the protein MGEWLSLNGVLLIAAYLLGSIPTGYALGKWMLGIDIREVGSGSTGATNVLRTLGKGPGLAVLLVDVLKGVSAIVLTRYIYSLEFTSQLAIGAGLENTATVIPWMATLAGLFAVLGHSKSIWLGFTGGKSVATSLGVLLGLYWPVGLGTFGIFGMVFAVSRIVSLSSIIGAISVFGLMFAFHQPLAYVLFGLAGGVFVIVRHRSNIQRLLKGTEPKIGQKLETAVSD; this is encoded by the coding sequence ATGGGTGAGTGGTTGAGTTTAAATGGCGTATTGTTAATTGCAGCTTACCTGCTGGGTTCGATTCCGACTGGGTACGCCTTGGGTAAATGGATGCTGGGAATTGATATTCGCGAAGTGGGTTCGGGTTCGACAGGCGCGACTAATGTACTCAGGACTTTGGGGAAGGGGCCGGGGTTGGCGGTGTTGCTGGTTGATGTGTTGAAGGGCGTAAGTGCGATCGTCCTAACCCGCTACATCTACTCTCTAGAGTTTACCAGCCAACTCGCGATCGGCGCCGGTTTAGAAAATACCGCAACAGTCATCCCTTGGATGGCGACTTTAGCGGGTTTGTTTGCAGTTTTAGGCCACAGCAAATCTATCTGGCTGGGGTTTACTGGTGGTAAATCTGTGGCTACCAGTTTGGGAGTTTTGCTCGGTTTGTACTGGCCAGTTGGGTTGGGAACTTTCGGGATTTTTGGAATGGTTTTTGCGGTGTCGCGAATTGTTTCTTTGAGCTCGATTATCGGAGCAATTAGCGTTTTTGGATTGATGTTTGCTTTCCATCAACCGCTGGCTTATGTATTGTTTGGACTTGCGGGTGGCGTGTTTGTCATCGTGCGGCATCGCAGCAATATTCAGCGGCTTTTGAAGGGTACTGAGCCGAAAATAGGACAGAAGTTGGAAACAGCAGTTAGCGATTAA
- a CDS encoding DUF3086 domain-containing protein, translating into MNSDESPTQKPQSQPAADGEPTLPVNETDDRLPSQIRKLSIAQNELTSQLGPETDPWNDENPLGTPVVDETRPIAQIEPETDDRESESAREQIEQIEQIEPTTTAETVTPIPEKVTDNLAARVQALQQQEQDLTVKIAALEADKARALEALGEAQASIGRLVQDGLIQLDSRKQALQIEVEKLERRRDRIQKEMRTTFAGVSQDLAIRVQGFKDYLVGSLQDLAATAELLDLTPPVQETPKQISVEESQSSSPVNPRFAEQGFQEQAKQIRRTLDQYRTLPDYYGPPWQLRRTFEPIHAERVSNWFFTQGGRGALRTMGSRLQNILISSTIISVLRSVYGGRVRTLVLANSPERLGEWRRGLQDCLGITRTDFGPEGGIIMFESAEALAQKADRLVRDGKLPLILIDETEDLISLSMLQFPLWLAFAPDPQNLMAAKDF; encoded by the coding sequence ATGAATTCAGACGAATCTCCCACCCAAAAACCGCAATCACAACCAGCCGCTGACGGCGAACCAACTTTACCTGTGAATGAGACGGACGATCGATTGCCATCTCAAATACGGAAATTGTCGATCGCCCAAAATGAGCTCACATCCCAACTCGGGCCCGAAACAGACCCCTGGAACGATGAAAATCCCCTTGGAACCCCTGTGGTGGACGAAACGCGCCCGATCGCCCAAATCGAGCCAGAAACAGACGATCGCGAATCTGAAAGTGCGCGAGAGCAAATCGAGCAAATCGAGCAAATCGAGCCAACAACAACCGCAGAAACGGTAACGCCCATACCAGAAAAAGTTACCGACAATTTGGCAGCACGAGTTCAAGCATTGCAGCAGCAAGAACAAGATTTGACCGTAAAAATTGCCGCCTTGGAAGCCGATAAAGCTAGGGCGTTAGAAGCATTGGGCGAGGCTCAAGCATCGATCGGGCGTTTGGTACAAGACGGCTTGATCCAACTAGATAGTCGCAAACAAGCACTACAAATCGAAGTAGAAAAACTGGAACGCAGGCGCGATCGAATTCAAAAGGAAATGCGGACAACTTTTGCCGGAGTTTCCCAAGATTTAGCAATCAGAGTCCAAGGTTTCAAAGACTATCTAGTTGGCAGTTTGCAGGATTTAGCAGCCACCGCCGAACTCTTAGATTTGACGCCACCGGTGCAAGAAACTCCCAAACAAATATCCGTTGAGGAGTCTCAATCTTCTTCCCCAGTCAATCCCAGATTTGCCGAACAAGGATTTCAAGAACAAGCCAAACAAATTCGCCGCACCCTCGATCAATATCGCACTCTCCCCGACTATTACGGCCCGCCTTGGCAACTTCGCCGCACCTTTGAACCCATCCACGCGGAACGAGTTTCTAACTGGTTTTTCACCCAAGGAGGAAGGGGCGCATTGCGAACAATGGGTTCGCGGTTGCAAAATATCTTGATTAGTTCGACCATTATTTCTGTACTCAGAAGCGTCTACGGCGGACGGGTGCGGACATTGGTGCTCGCCAACAGTCCCGAACGTTTGGGTGAGTGGCGCCGCGGTTTGCAGGATTGTTTGGGGATTACTCGCACCGATTTTGGCCCGGAAGGTGGCATTATTATGTTTGAGTCTGCGGAGGCTTTGGCTCAAAAGGCCGATCGACTGGTGAGAGATGGCAAGTTGCCGTTAATTCTGATTGATGAAACTGAAGATTTAATTAGTTTGTCGATGCTGCAATTTCCGCTGTGGCTGGCCTTTGCTCCAGATCCGCAAAATTTGATGGCTGCGAAGGATTTTTAA
- a CDS encoding DUF3119 family protein, which yields MTTTTSATAPTDTIELAPSYAIPLVLVLAAVPLLFVQKWVSLPLLLFGLFLMYQAATIRLQFTPTDLDIYRSSKLIRQFPFRQWQNWRIFWPAVPILFYFKEINSIHFLPVLFDRKMLQTCLEQRCPRQD from the coding sequence GTGACTACAACTACCTCTGCGACTGCGCCCACAGATACGATCGAACTCGCGCCGAGTTATGCGATTCCCCTAGTCCTGGTACTGGCCGCCGTACCGCTGCTGTTTGTGCAGAAATGGGTGAGTTTGCCCCTTTTACTGTTCGGCTTGTTTCTGATGTACCAAGCCGCCACCATCCGGCTACAGTTTACCCCAACGGATTTGGATATTTATCGATCGTCCAAGTTGATTCGCCAATTTCCTTTCCGACAATGGCAAAATTGGCGGATATTTTGGCCCGCTGTACCGATTTTGTTCTATTTCAAAGAAATTAACAGCATTCACTTTCTCCCGGTTCTATTCGATCGTAAAATGCTACAGACGTGCTTAGAACAGCGCTGTCCCCGTCAAGACTAA
- a CDS encoding MlaE family lipid ABC transporter permease subunit has translation MSTTTPSSLSLWSQRLFAAILLGGQVMLHLLSGKIHRRNTLDQMAAVGPESLLIALLTAGFVGMVFTVQVAREFINLGAGNVVGGVLALSLTRELGPVLTAVIVTGRVGSAFAAEIGTMQVTEQIDAMLMLRTDPIDYLVIPRVLACSLMLPILTILSLVTGIGGGLLIATTMYGISQTVFLESVRHFLTLWDICSAGIKAFVFGALIAVIGTSWGLTTTGGAKGVGQSTTTAVVTALLAIFIVNFFLTWLMFQGTGSSVLKGL, from the coding sequence TTGAGCACAACTACACCATCGAGTCTTAGTTTGTGGAGTCAGCGGTTGTTCGCAGCCATTTTATTGGGCGGCCAAGTCATGCTGCACTTGCTTAGCGGCAAAATTCACCGCCGCAACACCCTCGATCAAATGGCAGCAGTCGGCCCGGAATCGCTGCTGATTGCTTTGCTGACTGCGGGTTTTGTCGGCATGGTATTTACGGTTCAGGTAGCCAGGGAGTTTATTAACCTGGGCGCCGGCAATGTCGTCGGTGGGGTTTTGGCTTTGTCTTTGACTCGCGAACTCGGCCCCGTTTTAACAGCCGTAATTGTCACGGGACGGGTTGGTTCGGCTTTTGCGGCGGAAATCGGCACGATGCAGGTCACAGAGCAAATAGATGCCATGCTGATGCTCAGAACAGACCCGATCGACTATTTAGTAATTCCCCGCGTTCTAGCTTGCTCCTTAATGCTGCCAATTCTGACAATATTGTCCCTCGTCACGGGCATCGGAGGCGGGTTGCTGATTGCGACGACAATGTACGGCATCTCTCAAACCGTGTTTTTAGAATCAGTCCGCCATTTCCTGACTCTGTGGGACATTTGCAGCGCGGGTATTAAGGCTTTTGTGTTTGGTGCTTTGATTGCTGTCATCGGTACTAGCTGGGGTTTGACGACTACCGGCGGCGCAAAAGGCGTCGGCCAATCGACTACTACGGCGGTGGTGACGGCTTTGCTGGCTATTTTTATTGTTAACTTTTTCCTGACTTGGCTGATGTTTCAGGGTACTGGCTCTAGCGTGCTCAAAGGCTTGTAA
- a CDS encoding Hsp20/alpha crystallin family protein, with translation MALIRWEPLREMDSLQREMNRLFDSLTPATDRASNSVAFVPPAELDDTPEAIHLKLEIPGMEAKDLDVQVTAEAVAISGERRSETKTEDKGMTRSEFRYGSFRRVIPLPTRVQNDSVQAEYKNGVLHLNLPKAEAEKNRVVKVELS, from the coding sequence ATGGCACTTATTCGTTGGGAACCTTTGCGAGAAATGGACTCCTTGCAGCGAGAAATGAATCGGTTGTTTGATAGCTTGACCCCGGCGACAGATCGCGCATCTAACAGTGTGGCTTTTGTACCACCCGCCGAACTAGATGACACTCCCGAAGCCATCCACCTTAAGTTAGAAATTCCCGGCATGGAAGCTAAGGATTTGGACGTACAAGTCACCGCAGAAGCTGTTGCAATTAGTGGCGAAAGGCGATCGGAAACCAAGACAGAAGATAAAGGCATGACTCGCTCTGAATTCCGCTACGGTTCCTTCCGCCGGGTGATTCCCCTACCCACACGGGTGCAAAATGACAGCGTACAAGCTGAGTACAAAAATGGGGTTTTGCACCTGAATTTGCCTAAGGCAGAAGCCGAAAAGAACCGCGTGGTTAAAGTTGAACTCAGCTAA
- a CDS encoding fasciclin domain-containing protein — protein sequence MPDIVDIAVGAGSFQTLVTAVQVANLVDALKSPGPFTVFAPTDDAFAKLPPGTITTLVQNVPQLTRILMFHVVSGKFMKADLAKLGFVTSLEGSPIKIDCSDGFEVKNATVVAADIEADNGVIHVIDNVILMG from the coding sequence ATGCCTGATATTGTTGATATTGCCGTAGGTGCGGGCTCGTTCCAAACCCTGGTAACGGCGGTGCAAGTAGCTAATTTAGTAGACGCGCTCAAAAGTCCCGGCCCTTTCACTGTTTTTGCACCGACTGATGATGCTTTTGCGAAATTGCCGCCGGGAACTATCACAACCCTAGTGCAGAATGTTCCCCAACTGACTAGGATTTTGATGTTTCACGTCGTCTCTGGTAAGTTTATGAAGGCTGATTTGGCAAAACTCGGTTTTGTTACTTCTTTAGAAGGTTCCCCGATTAAAATTGATTGCTCTGACGGTTTCGAGGTGAAAAATGCTACTGTTGTCGCTGCTGATATCGAAGCTGACAACGGCGTCATCCACGTGATCGATAACGTGATTTTGATGGGATAA